Genomic segment of Armatimonadia bacterium:
GCTCCCATCGAGATCACAGAGCCCGCCGTGGCAATGAAGGTGTAGGCAGGAACGATGACCTCGTCGCCGTAGCCTACTCCGAGCGCCTCAAGGCACAGCATCAGCGCTGTCGTCCCGCTCGTGCAGGCCACCGCATATTCCGCGTCCTGGAAGACCGCGAAGGTCTCGCACAGGCGCTTGCCCTGCGGTCCGCCGACACCCCAGCGGCCGTCCTCAAGCACACTGCTGAGTGCACGCAAAAACCCGGGATCCTTCGGCGGCCAGGCCGCAAAGGGTTCCGTCCGTAGCTTCGGTCCGCCGTTCAACGCAAGTTTCGCCATTCTCGATCACTCCAACTTGTTCTGGAGGGCCCAAGGCCCTTGGCACTGCGTCTTTCCCGGAAGGTCGGTCGCGCACCTTCCTCCGGCTACTCCCTCGACGGTACACGCTGCAACAAAGTCAGACGCGGGAAGGGGTACCGGCTATCCGGCGCAGTCCATCCCAGGAGGGGATGGTCGCCGATAGCAACCGGCCGAGCCCCGGCCGCGACCCGGTAGGTACGTTCCTCACCCCAGAGCTTGTCCGCAAAGACCTTATGGTCACGGCTAACGCTCTGGAAGCCATCGTCCATCTCAAAGTCGCTGATCAGCACACCACGGACGTCCTCTGCGAGCTTCGCCGCATCGACCCCGGTCACGGTGTAGTCTACCGCAGGCCGGTTGAAGCGCGAGTAGATCGGGTTGCTGCGCAGGACGTTGCCACCGTTGTTGTAGTCGACCGCGGGCAGGTTGAACCACGGTTCCCAGACGATCCCCACAGGCTCGGTCTCGCTCCGCATGGCCTCCAACTTCGCCAGCATCTCCGCGCGCGGATCTACCCTCGCCATAGTGTAGTCGCGCTGCACACTGGTCAGCAGGGCCGCCACGCACCACAGGCTCAGCGCTCCAGCACCGAGCCACGCCAGGCCCTTCGCCGGCTTCCGCCACAACCCCACGATCGCCGTGGCTACGAGGACCGCTGTGAGTGGCTCAAGCGCCATCTCGTACCGAGCGTAGCGTACCCCGGCAGCACCGATCATGGCGAACCAGACAAGCCCGAAGGCCGCCAGGGGGGCCAGGTTCCTCCGGTCATGTCTGGCACTCACCCAGAGCGCAATCGCCCCCAGCACAAGGGACGGGTGCCAGTGGAACAGCCAGCCGTTCGGATAGAGCTCCTTGATCGGCGACTCCCCGGCCCGCATGTGCTGAAGCTCAAAGCTGATGTCACGCCAGGCCTCCGGCCACGACAAAAACACGTAGGGCGAGGTCAGGGCGAAGGCCGCCAGCGCACCGGCTCCCAACACCAAGAATGCCTTCGCCGGGCGCAAGCCGCTGCTTCCACTCCTCCAGCTCAGCACGAGGACGGTCAGCGGCGCCACCAGCACCACGATCCCATTGTACTTGACGCTGGCCGACAAGCCGGCCGCGATTCCGGCCCACAGATACCGACTCGGACGCGGATCGTCGAAAGCCACGAGCGA
This window contains:
- a CDS encoding glycosyltransferase family 39 protein; its protein translation is MDGVVCRVHVLAAIMGRMEGATPRRLRSDLWTLAIPLALGAFLRLWGLRWGLPDETHLFSYHPDEYHSLRAAIALATGDLNPHFFNYGSLYLYLVAVACLWHQTVLGGPDLISALVRGNRADMEMAAWTLDARLVVVVCALVTVYVAWLIGRRLAGTAGGLLAGLAMAALPLHVLHSHYATVDVPQALFMALCLYLSLVAFDDPRPSRYLWAGIAAGLSASVKYNGIVVLVAPLTVLVLSWRSGSSGLRPAKAFLVLGAGALAAFALTSPYVFLSWPEAWRDISFELQHMRAGESPIKELYPNGWLFHWHPSLVLGAIALWVSARHDRRNLAPLAAFGLVWFAMIGAAGVRYARYEMALEPLTAVLVATAIVGLWRKPAKGLAWLGAGALSLWCVAALLTSVQRDYTMARVDPRAEMLAKLEAMRSETEPVGIVWEPWFNLPAVDYNNGGNVLRSNPIYSRFNRPAVDYTVTGVDAAKLAEDVRGVLISDFEMDDGFQSVSRDHKVFADKLWGEERTYRVAAGARPVAIGDHPLLGWTAPDSRYPFPRLTLLQRVPSRE